In Bacillota bacterium, the DNA window CAACAGGTCCCAAGTTCTTTACAGCCCCAAGGAGTTGCTAGTGGATATGTTGGTCTTTGCAGTAATCGAACAGCCAGGTCTTCCGCCCGTCTTCTGAGGAAAATAGTGGACAACTAGTTTACACTGGCTTTCCCTTCACCCATGCTCACCAGGCTCTCTTTCCGCCGGTGGATCAACAGGATCCCCACTCCGGCCAGGAGTAAAGCCCCTACCCAAAGTGCCGGAACCGCTGTCCATTGATAGCGTTCAGAGACAATTCCTGTAATGATCCCCGACAACCCCGCCCCTAGATAGACCACGAAATCAATGAAACCGGCCGCGGTGGAAGGCATGGGACACTCTTGGGGGATCACCGAGGTCAAAATGGAAGTCGCTCCGTACATAAACATGCTACACAGGGCCAATAGGACCCCAAAGACCACCATATTCCCTCCCTGGGTCGCCCAAAGGAGAAAACCGATGAGGGTACCGCAGGTATAAAGGGCCGTTAAGGCACCGCGACTGGCGATCTTGGCCACAAAGAATCTTGCTAACAGCAGCCCACATAGATTCAAGCTGCTTACAATCACCGCCAAGACCAAGGTCTGGCTAGCACTAATACCGAAGACCTCCCTCAACAAGGTGGGCATCCAAAGATTGATCCCTTCCCGTACAAACCCCACGAACACGCCCACCAAAGCATAGCGAGCCAAGGGAGTAGATCGCAGCAAGGCCACATAGGAACCAGCCTCATTCTGGGAAGGGAGACCACCGGGGGCCTTCACACCCACCTCCTCAGGCGTGCGCTGACCTAGATACCAAACAAAGGCATAGATAAACAACAAACCTCCAGGGATCAGAAACAGGGGCCGCCAACCGATCCGGGGCGCCAACTGACCTAGACCACCCCAAATGATGGCGTAACCCAACATGGCTGAGGAAAATACCCCCAGGGCCCGCCCCGCCCTTTGCAACGGGGCATGCCACAGGGCCAAGGTACGCATCAAGGGACCCCATAGGATAGACTGCAGAAAACCATTCAAGGCCCAAAGGGCCAACATAAACACCAAGGAGCTTTGCAGGCCAAAAAGAAGATTCGCCACCGCAGAACCCAACAGGCCCACAAAGACAAAGGTCCGTCCCGGGAACCGATCCCCCAACCGTCCATTAATCAACTGTCCAAAGGCATAGATCCAAAAAAAGCAACTGCCCACAAGGCCCAGGCTACTTTTGTCAAAACCTTGAGCCTGGAGAAAGGGCATGGCCACCGACAAATTCATCCGGCCAAGATAGGCGATCCCGTAGGCCCCGAAACATAAAAGAAAGA includes these proteins:
- a CDS encoding MFS transporter; the protein is MVTLMHSADQRLPQWQRRIFLLCFGAYGIAYLGRMNLSVAMPFLQAQGFDKSSLGLVGSCFFWIYAFGQLINGRLGDRFPGRTFVFVGLLGSAVANLLFGLQSSLVFMLALWALNGFLQSILWGPLMRTLALWHAPLQRAGRALGVFSSAMLGYAIIWGGLGQLAPRIGWRPLFLIPGGLLFIYAFVWYLGQRTPEEVGVKAPGGLPSQNEAGSYVALLRSTPLARYALVGVFVGFVREGINLWMPTLLREVFGISASQTLVLAVIVSSLNLCGLLLARFFVAKIASRGALTALYTCGTLIGFLLWATQGGNMVVFGVLLALCSMFMYGATSILTSVIPQECPMPSTAAGFIDFVVYLGAGLSGIITGIVSERYQWTAVPALWVGALLLAGVGILLIHRRKESLVSMGEGKASVN